The following are encoded in a window of Staphylococcus piscifermentans genomic DNA:
- the trmFO gene encoding FADH(2)-oxidizing methylenetetrahydrofolate--tRNA-(uracil(54)-C(5))-methyltransferase TrmFO yields the protein MADTVVNVVGAGLAGSEAAYQLAQRGIKVNLIEMRPVKQTPAHHTDKFAELVCSNSLRGNSLTNAVGVLKEEMRRLDSLIIKAADAARVPAGGALAVDRHDFAGFITDTLKSHPNVNVINEEIESIPEGYTIIATGPLTTEGLAKEIVEITGEDQLYFYDAAAPIIEKDSIDMNKVYLKSRYDKGEAAYLNCPMTEEEFDRFYDAVLEAEAAPVNEFEKEKYFEGCMPFEVMAERGRKTLLFGPMKPVGLEDPKTGKRPFAVVQLRQDDAAGTLYNIVGFQTHLKWGAQKEVIRLIPGLENVDIVRYGVMHRNTFINSPDVLSETYQLKGHDKVYFAGQMTGVEGYVESAASGLVAGINVAHKLQDKAEVIFPRETMIGSMAYYISHANNNKNFQPMNANFGLVPSLEKRIKDKKERYEQQANRALTYLENFKQTL from the coding sequence ATGGCAGATACAGTAGTCAATGTAGTCGGAGCTGGATTAGCAGGTTCCGAAGCAGCGTATCAGCTTGCACAAAGAGGCATTAAAGTGAATTTGATTGAAATGCGTCCCGTAAAGCAAACACCTGCACATCATACAGACAAATTTGCAGAACTAGTATGTTCTAATTCGTTACGTGGTAATTCACTTACAAATGCTGTAGGCGTATTGAAAGAAGAAATGCGCCGTTTAGATTCATTAATTATCAAAGCAGCAGATGCGGCACGCGTACCAGCTGGCGGCGCATTAGCTGTAGACCGTCATGATTTTGCAGGATTTATAACAGATACTTTGAAATCTCATCCTAATGTGAATGTCATCAATGAAGAAATTGAATCTATTCCTGAAGGTTATACGATTATTGCAACAGGTCCTTTAACAACTGAAGGTCTTGCTAAAGAAATTGTTGAGATTACAGGCGAAGATCAATTGTATTTCTATGATGCAGCGGCGCCTATTATCGAGAAAGACTCTATTGATATGAATAAAGTCTATTTGAAATCTCGTTATGATAAAGGTGAAGCAGCTTATTTGAACTGTCCGATGACTGAGGAAGAATTCGACCGTTTTTACGATGCTGTTTTAGAAGCTGAGGCAGCACCAGTTAATGAATTTGAAAAAGAAAAATACTTTGAAGGTTGTATGCCGTTTGAAGTAATGGCTGAACGCGGGCGTAAAACGTTATTATTCGGCCCGATGAAACCAGTGGGATTAGAAGATCCTAAGACAGGAAAACGTCCATTTGCAGTAGTACAATTGCGTCAAGATGATGCAGCAGGAACGTTGTATAATATTGTCGGATTCCAGACACATTTAAAATGGGGTGCTCAAAAAGAAGTCATCCGTTTAATTCCTGGCTTAGAAAATGTAGATATTGTGCGTTATGGTGTGATGCATCGTAATACCTTTATCAACTCGCCAGATGTGTTATCTGAAACTTATCAGCTCAAAGGTCATGATAAAGTATACTTTGCAGGTCAAATGACAGGTGTAGAAGGATATGTGGAAAGTGCCGCGAGCGGTTTAGTTGCAGGCATTAACGTCGCACACAAACTCCAAGATAAAGCAGAAGTCATCTTCCCGCGCGAAACAATGATAGGCAGTATGGCTTATTATATTTCACACGCTAACAATAATAAGAATTTCCAACCGATGAATGCTAACTTTGGTTTAGTCCCT
- the topA gene encoding type I DNA topoisomerase, whose translation MADNLVIVESPAKAKTIEKYLGKRYKVIASMGHVRDLPRSQMGVDVEEDFEPKYITIRGKGPVVKELKRHAKKAKKIFLASDPDREGEAIAWHLANILDLDENAKNRVVFNEITKDAIKESFKTPRGIELNLVDAQQARRIVDRLVGYNISPVLWKKVKKGLSAGRVQSVALRLIIDRENEIRNFKPEEYWKIEGNFRYKKSTFSAKFLHYKNKPYKLNNKDDVKFITDQLDGNEFEVTKVTKKEKKRNPANPFTTSTLQQEASRKLNFKARKTMMIAQQLYEGIDLKKQGTVGLITYMRTDSTRISAGAKAETKEFITENYGKDYISHRKAAAGKQGDQDAHEAIRPTKTLRTPADMKPFLTRDQYRLYKLIWDRFVASQMAPAVLDTVAMDIEQNDVKFRANGQTIKFKGFMTLYVESKEGEEEKNNKLPVIAEGEKVTATDIEPSQHFTQPPPRFTEARLVKTLEELKIGRPSTYAPTLDTIQKRNYVKMESKRFVPTELGEIVHEQVKEYFPEIIDVDFTVNMETLLDKIAEGDIKWREVVGNFYGGFEKDVERAEQEMEKIEIKDEPAGEDCEECGSPMVIKMGRYGKFMACSNFPDCRNTKAIVKEIGVKCPKCDDGQVVERKSKKGRVFYGCSNYPECDFISWDKPVGRSCPKCDHYLVERKKGRSSQVICSNCDYKEEVQK comes from the coding sequence TTGGCTGATAATTTAGTCATAGTTGAGTCGCCTGCAAAAGCTAAAACAATTGAAAAATATTTAGGGAAAAGATATAAAGTAATCGCATCAATGGGGCATGTCAGAGATTTGCCAAGAAGCCAAATGGGCGTTGATGTTGAAGAAGATTTTGAACCCAAATATATTACTATTCGCGGCAAAGGACCGGTCGTAAAAGAATTAAAAAGACATGCTAAAAAAGCAAAGAAAATCTTTTTAGCGAGTGACCCCGACCGTGAAGGAGAAGCGATTGCATGGCACTTAGCGAATATTTTAGATTTAGATGAAAATGCGAAGAATCGTGTAGTATTTAATGAAATCACTAAAGATGCAATAAAGGAAAGCTTTAAGACACCAAGAGGAATTGAATTGAACCTTGTCGATGCACAGCAAGCACGCCGTATTGTAGATAGACTTGTGGGTTATAATATTTCTCCAGTGTTATGGAAGAAAGTTAAAAAAGGTCTGTCAGCAGGTCGTGTGCAATCTGTAGCATTACGCTTGATTATTGATCGTGAAAATGAAATCAGAAACTTTAAACCGGAAGAGTATTGGAAAATCGAAGGTAATTTCCGTTATAAGAAATCTACTTTCAGCGCCAAATTCTTACATTATAAAAATAAACCTTATAAATTAAACAATAAAGATGACGTCAAGTTTATTACGGACCAATTAGATGGCAACGAATTTGAAGTGACTAAAGTAACGAAGAAAGAGAAAAAGCGTAATCCAGCTAATCCATTTACGACTTCTACACTTCAACAAGAAGCTTCTAGAAAGTTGAATTTCAAAGCTAGAAAAACGATGATGATTGCACAGCAATTATATGAAGGTATTGATTTGAAAAAACAAGGTACTGTTGGTTTAATTACGTATATGCGTACCGATTCAACACGTATCTCAGCAGGCGCCAAAGCTGAAACGAAAGAATTCATTACTGAAAATTACGGTAAAGATTATATCTCTCATCGTAAAGCAGCGGCAGGCAAACAAGGAGATCAAGATGCCCATGAGGCGATTCGTCCAACAAAAACATTACGTACACCTGCTGATATGAAACCATTCTTAACTCGTGATCAATATCGTCTCTATAAATTAATTTGGGACCGCTTCGTAGCAAGTCAAATGGCACCTGCAGTGTTAGATACTGTAGCCATGGATATTGAACAAAATGACGTGAAATTCCGCGCCAACGGACAAACGATTAAATTTAAAGGTTTCATGACTTTATATGTAGAATCAAAAGAAGGAGAAGAAGAGAAGAATAATAAACTTCCAGTGATTGCAGAAGGTGAAAAGGTAACAGCTACTGATATTGAACCGAGCCAACACTTTACACAACCACCTCCAAGATTTACCGAGGCACGTTTAGTAAAAACGTTGGAAGAATTGAAAATCGGACGACCTTCTACGTACGCACCGACTTTGGATACTATTCAGAAACGTAATTACGTTAAAATGGAAAGCAAACGCTTTGTTCCGACTGAACTTGGTGAAATCGTCCATGAACAAGTGAAAGAATACTTCCCAGAAATAATCGATGTTGATTTTACAGTAAACATGGAAACATTATTGGATAAAATTGCTGAGGGCGACATCAAATGGAGAGAAGTTGTCGGTAATTTCTATGGCGGCTTCGAAAAAGATGTCGAACGTGCTGAGCAAGAAATGGAAAAAATTGAAATTAAAGATGAACCTGCCGGAGAAGATTGTGAAGAATGCGGCTCCCCAATGGTAATTAAAATGGGCCGTTACGGTAAGTTTATGGCATGTTCAAACTTCCCGGATTGTCGCAATACGAAAGCAATCGTCAAAGAAATCGGCGTTAAATGTCCGAAATGCGATGATGGCCAAGTCGTTGAACGTAAATCTAAAAAAGGCAGAGTCTTCTACGGCTGTTCTAATTATCCTGAGTGTGACTTTATCTCATGGGATAAACCAGTCGGCAGAAGTTGTCCAAAATGCGACCATTATTTGGTTGAACGTAAAAAAGGTCGCTCAAGCCAAGTGATTTGTTCAAATTGTGATTATAAAGAAGAAGTTCAAAAATAG
- the dprA gene encoding DNA-processing protein DprA has product MTQHESTLELLKLRYAGYTTQQMIRLFKFCPLFLSLTPSDKMTNLRQFTYTSKIRTPAAYLTRYSELSISTILNNLNQHGVKYISIYDATYPCLLKEIYDPPFILFYKGNIELLQHTHYLGVVGSRQSTAYTAHALSFLFSHIPTPQLTIVSGLASGADSEAHQSALQNHLPTIGVLAFGHAHHYPKSNLQLRNEIEEKGLTISEYIPEDEPRKYKFPERNRLISGLSQGVLITESKERSGAQITIDLALQQNRNVYVLPGSIFQELTKGNLKRAQEGATIVLEIGDILIDYDCGNTM; this is encoded by the coding sequence ATGACACAACATGAATCAACTCTAGAACTCCTAAAACTCCGTTACGCTGGTTATACAACACAGCAAATGATACGGCTCTTCAAATTCTGTCCTCTTTTTTTAAGCTTAACCCCTTCAGATAAAATGACAAATCTTCGACAATTTACTTATACAAGCAAAATACGAACCCCTGCAGCTTATCTCACACGCTATTCTGAACTAAGTATCTCTACTATTTTAAACAACCTCAATCAACATGGCGTGAAATATATTTCTATCTACGATGCCACTTATCCATGCTTGTTAAAGGAAATCTATGATCCTCCGTTTATTCTTTTTTACAAAGGCAATATTGAATTATTACAGCATACACATTATTTAGGAGTAGTCGGCTCTAGACAATCAACAGCCTATACCGCTCATGCACTTTCTTTTTTATTTTCACATATTCCTACACCTCAACTTACTATTGTCTCTGGATTAGCATCCGGGGCAGACAGTGAAGCCCATCAGTCAGCACTTCAAAATCATCTTCCTACAATCGGTGTCTTGGCATTCGGACACGCACATCACTATCCCAAATCGAATTTACAGCTTAGAAATGAAATAGAAGAAAAGGGTTTGACTATTAGTGAGTATATTCCTGAAGATGAACCACGCAAATATAAATTTCCTGAAAGAAATCGGCTCATCAGCGGTCTTTCACAAGGAGTGTTGATAACTGAATCGAAAGAGAGAAGCGGTGCACAAATTACTATTGATTTAGCATTACAGCAAAACCGCAATGTCTATGTTCTGCCTGGTAGTATTTTTCAAGAATTGACCAAGGGGAATTTGAAACGTGCGCAAGAAGGTGCAACTATTGTGTTGGAAATTGGTGATATTTTAATAGATTATGATTGTGGAAATACAATGTAA
- the sucD gene encoding succinate--CoA ligase subunit alpha translates to MSVYVDKNTKVIVQGITGSTALFHTKQMLEYGTQIVAGVTPGKGGQVVEGVPVFNTVEEAKEETGANVSVIYVPAPFAADAILECADADLDLAICITEHIPVLDMVKVVRYLEDKNTRLIGPNCPGVISPDDCKIGIMPGYIHKRGHVGVVSRSGTLTYEAVHQLTEEGIGQSSAVGIGGDPVNGTNFIDVLDAFNKDPETKAVVMIGEIGGTAEEEAAEWISKNMTKPVVGFIGGQTAPPGKRMGHAGAIISGGKGTAKEKIKTLNENGVKTADTPSEIGSTLIEAAKEAGIYEDLLTVKKDS, encoded by the coding sequence ATGAGCGTATATGTTGATAAGAATACAAAAGTAATCGTACAAGGTATCACAGGGTCTACAGCCCTTTTCCATACAAAACAAATGCTTGAGTATGGTACTCAAATCGTTGCAGGTGTTACGCCTGGTAAAGGTGGACAAGTTGTAGAAGGTGTACCTGTATTTAATACAGTAGAAGAAGCGAAAGAAGAAACTGGTGCAAATGTTTCAGTAATTTATGTTCCAGCTCCATTTGCAGCAGATGCAATTTTAGAATGTGCGGATGCAGATTTAGATTTAGCAATCTGTATTACTGAACACATTCCTGTTTTAGATATGGTTAAAGTTGTTCGTTATTTAGAAGATAAAAACACTCGTTTAATCGGACCTAACTGCCCAGGTGTTATTTCTCCTGATGATTGTAAAATCGGAATTATGCCTGGTTATATCCACAAAAGAGGTCACGTCGGCGTAGTATCACGTTCTGGTACATTAACTTACGAAGCTGTACATCAATTGACTGAAGAGGGTATTGGTCAATCATCAGCTGTTGGTATCGGTGGCGACCCAGTTAACGGTACTAACTTTATCGATGTATTAGATGCATTTAATAAAGATCCTGAAACAAAAGCTGTTGTAATGATCGGTGAAATCGGCGGAACTGCTGAAGAAGAAGCTGCTGAATGGATCAGCAAAAATATGACTAAACCAGTTGTAGGCTTCATTGGTGGTCAAACAGCTCCTCCAGGTAAACGTATGGGTCACGCTGGTGCGATTATTTCTGGCGGTAAAGGTACTGCAAAAGAAAAAATCAAAACATTGAACGAAAATGGCGTGAAAACAGCAGATACTCCTTCTGAAATCGGTTCTACTTTAATTGAAGCGGCTAAAGAAGCAGGTATCTACGAAGATTTATTAACAGTCAAAAAAGACTCTTAA
- the sucC gene encoding ADP-forming succinate--CoA ligase subunit beta, with protein MNIHEYQGKQIFRSMGVPVPEGRVAFTADEAVEKAKELDTDVYVVKAQIHAGGRGKAGGVKIAKSLSEVETYANELLGKQLVTHQTGPEGKEVKRLYIEEGADIKKEYYVGFVIDRATDRVTLMASEEGGTEIEEVAAKSPEKIFKETIDPVVGLAPFQARRIAFNINIPKESINKAAKFLISLYNVFIEKDCSIVEINPLVLTGEGDVLALDAKINFDDNALFRHKDIQELRDLEEEDPKEIEASKYDLSYIALDGDIGCMVNGAGLAMATMDTINHFGGNPANFLDVGGGATKEKVTEAFKIILGDDNVKGIFVNIFGGIMRCDVIAEGIVAAVKEVDLTLPLVVRLEGTNVEIGKQILKDSGLAIEPAATMAEGAQKIVKLVKEV; from the coding sequence ATGAATATCCACGAGTATCAAGGAAAACAAATCTTTCGTTCTATGGGCGTTCCCGTTCCAGAAGGACGTGTAGCATTCACTGCAGACGAAGCAGTAGAAAAAGCTAAAGAATTAGACACTGATGTTTATGTTGTAAAAGCACAAATCCACGCTGGGGGTAGAGGTAAAGCTGGCGGCGTTAAAATCGCAAAGTCATTATCTGAAGTGGAAACTTATGCTAACGAATTACTTGGGAAACAACTTGTAACTCACCAAACTGGCCCAGAAGGTAAAGAAGTTAAACGTTTGTATATCGAAGAAGGCGCTGATATTAAGAAAGAATATTATGTCGGCTTCGTTATCGACCGTGCAACTGACCGTGTTACTTTGATGGCTTCTGAAGAAGGCGGAACTGAAATTGAAGAAGTAGCGGCTAAATCTCCGGAAAAAATCTTTAAAGAAACAATCGACCCTGTTGTTGGTTTAGCACCATTCCAAGCGCGTCGTATTGCTTTCAATATTAATATTCCGAAAGAATCAATCAACAAAGCAGCTAAATTCTTAATTTCTTTATACAATGTATTTATTGAAAAAGATTGCTCAATCGTTGAAATCAACCCACTAGTATTAACTGGTGAAGGCGATGTATTAGCTTTAGATGCTAAAATCAACTTTGACGATAACGCTTTATTCAGACACAAAGATATTCAAGAATTACGTGACTTAGAAGAAGAAGATCCAAAAGAAATCGAAGCTTCTAAATATGATTTATCTTATATCGCTTTAGATGGCGACATCGGCTGTATGGTTAATGGTGCCGGATTAGCTATGGCGACTATGGATACTATCAATCATTTTGGCGGAAATCCTGCAAACTTCTTAGACGTAGGAGGCGGCGCTACGAAAGAAAAAGTTACTGAAGCATTCAAAATCATTTTAGGTGATGACAACGTTAAAGGTATTTTCGTTAATATCTTCGGTGGAATCATGCGTTGTGATGTTATTGCAGAAGGTATCGTAGCAGCAGTTAAAGAAGTCGACTTAACATTACCTTTAGTAGTACGTCTTGAAGGTACTAATGTTGAAATCGGTAAACAAATCTTAAAAGATTCAGGTTTAGCAATTGAGCCAGCAGCAACTATGGCTGAAGGCGCTCAAAAAATTGTCAAACTTGTCAAAGAAGTCTAA
- a CDS encoding ribonuclease HII gives MSYSIKEVKELLNDIQDLQTLEASEWNQDERKGVQQAISRRKKQLEKEAAMIAHYKEMTQYEAAILQEQSDAVICGIDEVGRGPLAGPVVACAVILNADHAYYGLDDSKKVSAAKRQTLAEALIEGTAAYAYGKASPEEIDDLNIYQATQVAMMRAIENLAIPPTHLLIDAMELPLDITQSSIIKGDAKSVSIAAASILAKEHRDAYMHQLAEQYPGYDFEHNVGYGTKAHLEGIQQFGVIPEHRKSFEPIKSIVQQKKDNF, from the coding sequence ATGAGCTATTCTATTAAAGAAGTAAAAGAATTATTAAATGATATTCAAGATTTACAAACATTAGAAGCATCCGAATGGAATCAAGATGAACGTAAGGGTGTGCAGCAGGCTATATCTCGTCGTAAGAAACAGCTGGAGAAAGAAGCGGCTATGATTGCACATTATAAAGAGATGACGCAATATGAAGCGGCTATATTACAGGAACAATCTGACGCAGTGATTTGCGGTATTGATGAAGTCGGACGCGGACCATTAGCAGGGCCGGTAGTAGCTTGTGCAGTCATTTTGAACGCTGATCATGCCTATTATGGATTGGATGACTCTAAAAAGGTAAGTGCAGCGAAGCGTCAGACATTAGCGGAAGCCTTAATTGAAGGGACTGCCGCTTATGCATATGGCAAAGCAAGTCCAGAAGAAATTGATGATTTAAATATTTATCAAGCAACACAAGTGGCGATGATGCGTGCCATAGAAAATTTAGCAATTCCACCAACACATTTATTAATAGATGCAATGGAATTACCGTTAGATATTACTCAGTCATCGATTATTAAAGGAGATGCCAAAAGCGTATCGATAGCGGCAGCAAGTATCTTAGCTAAAGAGCACAGAGATGCATATATGCACCAACTTGCTGAACAGTATCCTGGTTATGATTTTGAGCACAATGTAGGATATGGCACAAAGGCACATTTGGAAGGTATTCAACAATTTGGTGTGATACCCGAACATAGAAAATCCTTTGAACCAATCAAATCGATAGTTCAACAGAAAAAAGATAATTTCTAG
- the ylqF gene encoding ribosome biogenesis GTPase YlqF, whose amino-acid sequence MVIQWYPGHMAKAKREVSEQLKKVDVVFELVDARIPYSSRNPMIDEVIQNKPRVVILNKKDMANLSEIAKWEEYFRSKGYYPVAVDAKHGKGLKQVEQAAIEATKEKFERDKAKGLKPRAIRAMIVGIPNVGKSTLINKLANRAIAKTGNTPGVTKQQQWIKVGKSLQLLDTPGILWPKFEDQTVGKKLSLTGAIKDSIVHLDDVAIYGLDFFKAHDLAALQQHFNVDLDAEAENLEWFDAIGRRRGALQRGNEVDYETVIDLIINDMRNGKLGTHSFDIYKEMADEIK is encoded by the coding sequence ATGGTTATTCAATGGTATCCAGGACACATGGCGAAAGCTAAACGTGAAGTGTCAGAACAACTTAAGAAAGTGGATGTAGTGTTTGAATTAGTAGACGCACGTATTCCATATAGTTCGCGTAACCCGATGATTGATGAAGTCATTCAAAATAAACCAAGAGTGGTTATTTTAAATAAAAAAGATATGGCTAATTTAAGTGAAATTGCAAAATGGGAAGAATACTTCAGAAGCAAAGGCTATTATCCCGTAGCTGTAGATGCTAAGCATGGCAAAGGACTTAAACAAGTAGAACAAGCAGCAATTGAAGCGACAAAAGAAAAGTTCGAACGTGATAAAGCTAAAGGTTTAAAACCGCGTGCCATTCGTGCCATGATTGTCGGTATTCCTAACGTCGGCAAGTCAACGTTAATTAATAAATTAGCGAACAGAGCGATTGCAAAGACAGGCAATACACCTGGTGTTACGAAACAGCAGCAATGGATTAAAGTAGGGAAATCCTTACAGTTATTAGACACACCAGGAATTCTTTGGCCGAAATTCGAAGATCAGACAGTGGGAAAAAAATTAAGCCTGACAGGCGCAATTAAAGATAGTATTGTGCATCTAGACGATGTCGCTATTTATGGTTTGGATTTCTTCAAAGCACATGATTTAGCAGCCTTGCAACAGCATTTCAATGTGGATTTGGATGCCGAAGCGGAAAACTTAGAATGGTTTGATGCGATTGGGCGCAGAAGAGGGGCGTTGCAACGCGGTAATGAAGTAGATTATGAAACAGTAATTGATTTAATTATAAATGATATGCGTAATGGTAAATTAGGCACACATAGTTTTGATATTTATAAAGAAATGGCAGACGAGATTAAATAA
- a CDS encoding GyrI-like domain-containing protein, translating to MEYEIKHLDTTQVIGILSKYATMQDAQQGLPQAWSNFNASDKPETLKAISNDKLQGFLGIVIPTENGMNYLIAVTSDKKSAAGLYPYTLPEGNYIVADAIGPLPYTLQKTTERLYNPDVLSDLGYQYRNAPGIELYPHGNTDADDYVAQVWVPIEN from the coding sequence ATGGAATACGAAATTAAACACTTAGATACAACTCAGGTGATAGGTATATTAAGTAAATATGCCACGATGCAAGATGCACAGCAAGGATTGCCGCAAGCTTGGTCAAATTTTAACGCGTCTGATAAACCTGAAACGTTAAAAGCTATTAGCAATGATAAACTGCAAGGTTTTTTAGGTATTGTAATTCCTACTGAAAATGGAATGAATTATTTAATTGCGGTAACTTCAGATAAAAAATCTGCTGCTGGACTATATCCTTATACTCTGCCTGAAGGAAATTATATAGTAGCTGATGCGATAGGACCATTACCATACACGCTTCAGAAAACAACGGAGCGGCTTTATAATCCCGATGTATTATCTGATTTAGGTTATCAATATCGCAATGCCCCTGGTATTGAACTTTATCCGCATGGAAATACAGACGCTGATGATTATGTGGCACAAGTATGGGTGCCAATTGAAAATTAA
- a CDS encoding ABC transporter substrate-binding protein, whose protein sequence is MVEVKNEAGITKIADNVDRVAALEFSFVDDLLALGIKPAAIADDGSKENLFEAMRDKVGDYISVGHRSNPDLERIKDAEPQLIIADGQRHHEIYRDLQKIAPTILLESFEGDYKESLKIFETIGKAISKEQLAKRYVAIFQQKINQLDEKVSIDTNLSTLAAVVTDDYIVGHDANSFVGQFLKRLGFKSAITQADSNKYPEYKDGPYLKVTDEQLLELNPERLILMVDKEDEEALEKLRQSEVYNTINAKKNNRIHIVNRELWAKTRGIMAAEFIIDEIVNFKED, encoded by the coding sequence ATGGTTGAAGTAAAAAATGAAGCTGGAATAACTAAAATTGCAGACAATGTAGATAGAGTGGCAGCACTTGAATTTTCATTTGTAGATGATCTGCTTGCTTTAGGAATTAAACCAGCGGCTATTGCTGATGACGGCAGTAAAGAAAACCTGTTTGAAGCGATGAGAGATAAAGTTGGGGACTATATCTCAGTCGGGCATAGAAGTAATCCTGATTTAGAAAGAATTAAAGATGCAGAACCTCAACTCATTATCGCAGATGGTCAGCGTCATCACGAAATTTATAGAGATTTACAAAAGATTGCACCAACAATTTTATTAGAAAGTTTTGAAGGTGATTATAAAGAGAGCTTGAAAATCTTCGAAACGATTGGAAAAGCAATCTCTAAAGAGCAGTTAGCTAAACGCTATGTGGCAATTTTCCAACAAAAAATTAATCAACTTGATGAGAAGGTTTCAATTGATACTAATTTATCAACTTTAGCAGCAGTAGTCACAGATGATTACATTGTTGGACACGATGCAAATAGTTTCGTCGGCCAATTTTTAAAACGTTTAGGCTTTAAATCTGCTATTACACAAGCAGATTCAAACAAATATCCTGAATACAAGGATGGACCTTACCTCAAGGTAACAGACGAGCAATTATTAGAATTGAATCCTGAACGCTTAATTCTAATGGTTGATAAAGAAGATGAAGAGGCGCTTGAAAAATTACGCCAATCAGAAGTGTATAATACGATTAATGCTAAGAAAAATAATCGAATTCATATTGTAAACCGTGAGTTATGGGCAAAAACACGCGGTATTATGGCTGCTGAATTTATTATTGATGAAATCGTCAATTTTAAAGAAGACTGA